ACAATCTGGCAGGTGAATTCGCTTGCCCGCGGGGTTTATTGGCGCCCGTCGGTGGGCTTACCGCCGGATTAGGGGCGGTCCGGAGCGCATCGCGATCCCGCAGTGGGCGCCGGACATCACCCCCCTGAAGATCACCGAGCTTGGGGTCAGGCGCACCGGTGTGCCGGCACCGACAGGGACGCCGGCCGACTTCGAACTCGGCGAGCGGCGCATCCGGGTGATCATCGATGCGCAGGGTCTGCTCGATCGCATGACGGTGGCCCTCGGCAACAACGAACTGACCATCCAGCGCGTCTTCCAGCGGGGCAGCCTGTAAGGGAGGACGTCGACAGCATCGCCCTCCCCGGCCGAACCATTCGCGCCGGGTGGAACGTGCGCTCCGCGCGCGTTCGCGGGCAGACGCGGAAATCGCAAATCAACGCACCGTGACGACGACCCGGCGTTCGCGGGGGCCATCCAGCTCGACCAGCATGATCGCCTGCCAGGTGCCGAGCAGCAACCGGCCCTGGTGTACGGGAATCGCCTCGCCCGGACCGAGGATCGTCGCCTTGATATGCGCCGCCGCATTGCCGTCGACACGATCGTGGCGCCAGATGCCCTCGGGTATGATCTTGTCGAGCGCCGCCAGCACGTCCTCGCAGACGTTCGGATCGTCGTTCTCGTTGATGACCACCGCGGCGGTGGCGTGGGTGACGTAAACGGAGCAGATCGCCTCGTCGAGTCCGGCCTGGCGGACGACTTCGCTCACCTGCCGGGTAACGTCGAGCATTTCGTACTTGCGTGCGCTGCGCACCCGGAACTCGGTCTGCATCGCGAGGACCTCTCCTGTAAACTACATCCAGGCGCCGCCGTCGACGCGCAGGATCTTCCCGGTAACGAACGAAGCGTCGTCGCTGGCGAGATAAACCGCGGCCTTGCCGATATCCTCCGGCGTCCCCGGCCGGCCGAGCGGGATCCCGGCGACGATGGCCTCGCCGTGGAACTTCATCAAACGCTCGCCCATGTCGGTGGCGACCAGGCCCGGCGCGATACAGTTCACGCGCACCCCGGCCGGGGCGCACTCCTTGGCCAGCGACTTGGTCAGCGCGTTTACGCCCGCCTTGGCGACGTAGTACGGCGAGCCCATCGGGCCGCACTGATCGGCGCCGATCGACGAGACGAGAATGACGGTGCCGCTGCGCTGGTCGACGAGGTGCCGCACCGCGGCTTTGCACGTATAGAACACGCCGTGCAGGTTGACGCCGATCACCTTGTGCCAGTGCTCGATGTCGACGTCCCACACCGTTTGCGCCCGCGAGGCGATGCCGGAGTTGGCAACGACGATGTCGAGCCGCCCGAAATGACCGAGGGCGCGCTCGACCAGTCCGTGCACCTGCTCCCAGACGGCAACGTCCGCCTGCACGGCCAGAGCGCGGCGTCCGAGGGCCTCGATCGCCGCCACCACGGCGGCAGCGGATGCGGCGTCGCGGCGATAGTTCACGATCACATCCGCACCGCTGCGCGCCAGTTCCACCGCAATACCACGCCCGATTCCACGCGATGCCCCGGTGACAAGGGCGATCCTGTCGGCCAGTCTTTGCATCCGATTTACCCCTTTCTGTGGGCCGGTTCTGAACGGCGGATCGCTCGTCGCTCGTGAATCGTCGCTGCTTATCCGCCGATCGTCGCCGGCCCCTGACCACTGATCACTGACCCCTGACCCCTGACCCCACCGCACCCTCACTCGTACAACAGCGCCCGCTCCCGCCCCGCCGTGTAGGTCTCGAGGCCGCCGCAGGCGCGCTGCCACACGGCATCCAGGTCGGCACCGGCGTCGATGGCGGTGCGGACCCCCGGCGTGCCGGTGAGGAGATCGATCGCCGGAACGTCGTCCCGGAACTCGTAGGCCTCGGTGCGCCAGCGGAACTCCTCGGGCCACAAACGCTTGACCGCCGTGAGAATTGCGAGGCCAGTGCGATAGGCATCGAACGCGGCCCGGTCGATTACGTGCAGTTGCAGCGCGCCGCAGCGCCGGCGGGCGAACTTGTGAAAGGTCGGTTCGATGACGCATGGGCGGAAACGCACGCCCGGGAGATCGTCGGGGCGCAGCTCGGCCTGCAAGGCATACGGATCGACGAACGGCGCGCCGAACAACTCGAACGGGCGGGTCGTGCCGCGACCCTCCGACAGATTCGTTGCTTCGAGCAGACACATGCCCGGGTACACGATCGCCGTGTCGAGCGTCGGCATATTGGGTGACGGCAGCACCCACGGCAGACCCGTCGCATCGAAATACGCCGCCCGTCGCCATCCCTCGCACGGCACGACGGTCAGTGCGCAGCCGATCCCGAAGCTGTCGTTGTACAGCCTCGCCAGTTCGCCGACCGTCATCGCGTGGCGCTGCGGCACCGGATAGAGCCCGCAGAAGTTTTCCAGGCCCGGATCGAGACCGCCACCTTCGATCTGCACGCCGCCGATCGGGTTCGGCCGATCGAGGATCATCACCGCCACGCCTGCTGCCCGGGCCGCCCGCATGCACAGCGCCATCGTCGCCGCGTACGTGTAATAACGTGCGCCCACGTCCTGCACGTCGAACACGAGGACATCAATCTGTGCCAGGTCCTCGGGCCGAGGCGACAGCGAGTCGAACGTCGGCCCGTACAGACTGATTTCCGGCAGTCCGGTGACCGGATCGCGGCTGCTGCCGACTTCGATCATGTCCTGCGCCGCACCGCGAATGCCGTGTTCGGGCCCGAACAGCAGGCGCAAGTCGATGTCCGCATGCGCGTGCAGCAGATCGACGGCGTGCGTCAGATGACGGTCCACCGTCGTCGGGTTGGCAACGAGTCCGACCCGCGCCCCCTGCAGCCAGCGCGCCGGGTCGTCGAGTAACCGCTCCAGCCCCATTCGCATGCCGCGATCATGGCCCGGCGCCACGCCGAGAACAACGGGCAGTTGCGGCTGTCGCTCCGCCCGCGGGGACTCTCGAAACCGCGGGGGGAACACGGAGCACGGAGCCCCGAACACGGACTAACCCCAATGCCAGTCAGTTAAGGAGGCCGGCAGTGACGGGCGCCCTTCGATACGGCCGCTGGGGAGATGCGGCCTACTCAGAGCGAACGGTTCTATCATCTTGAATAAGAAGATCTTTCTCCGCTCACCCTGAGTAGGCGCCGGCCTCTCAGGCGCCGTATCGAAGGGTGTCCACTTGGCGCGATCTATTCAACACTTGGGGCAACGCGGTAGCGTGACGCAGTCAGCCGAGAACCCGGCGGGGGGCCTGCCAATCAGCGACGAGCTGCCTCAATTCATCGAGGTGGCCACCCGGCGCGACGTGTGCAAACACGACCTCGTCCGCCAGCGCCGCCACCAGGCGATTGC
The sequence above is a segment of the Candidatus Binatia bacterium genome. Coding sequences within it:
- a CDS encoding DUF1343 domain-containing protein, whose amino-acid sequence is MRMGLERLLDDPARWLQGARVGLVANPTTVDRHLTHAVDLLHAHADIDLRLLFGPEHGIRGAAQDMIEVGSSRDPVTGLPEISLYGPTFDSLSPRPEDLAQIDVLVFDVQDVGARYYTYAATMALCMRAARAAGVAVMILDRPNPIGGVQIEGGGLDPGLENFCGLYPVPQRHAMTVGELARLYNDSFGIGCALTVVPCEGWRRAAYFDATGLPWVLPSPNMPTLDTAIVYPGMCLLEATNLSEGRGTTRPFELFGAPFVDPYALQAELRPDDLPGVRFRPCVIEPTFHKFARRRCGALQLHVIDRAAFDAYRTGLAILTAVKRLWPEEFRWRTEAYEFRDDVPAIDLLTGTPGVRTAIDAGADLDAVWQRACGGLETYTAGRERALLYE
- a CDS encoding SDR family oxidoreductase, producing the protein MQRLADRIALVTGASRGIGRGIAVELARSGADVIVNYRRDAASAAAVVAAIEALGRRALAVQADVAVWEQVHGLVERALGHFGRLDIVVANSGIASRAQTVWDVDIEHWHKVIGVNLHGVFYTCKAAVRHLVDQRSGTVILVSSIGADQCGPMGSPYYVAKAGVNALTKSLAKECAPAGVRVNCIAPGLVATDMGERLMKFHGEAIVAGIPLGRPGTPEDIGKAAVYLASDDASFVTGKILRVDGGAWM
- a CDS encoding secondary thiamine-phosphate synthase enzyme YjbQ; this encodes MQTEFRVRSARKYEMLDVTRQVSEVVRQAGLDEAICSVYVTHATAAVVINENDDPNVCEDVLAALDKIIPEGIWRHDRVDGNAAAHIKATILGPGEAIPVHQGRLLLGTWQAIMLVELDGPRERRVVVTVR